TACTAACGTTATATTTGAAAGCCAGAGCAGAAACCAGCTTTTCTAATTTTGATAATATAAAAATTAGAAATATTCCACACTGCAAAAGTTGTAAAATAAATTTATTTTGTACAGTATGCCCTGCAAAAGTATACACACTGTTAAGTGATAAAAGAGCTTTTGACTACAATTGCAATTTTATGAAAAGAACATTGATGCCTAAAATATGGCAGATGAATTAATGTTTTTATGAGGCAAGGTGATAGGTGTTGAATAACAAAGTAAAAGTAGCATTGGTAGATTCAGGCATAGATATAAACCATGATTATCTAAAGGGTAATATAATCGGTGGAATATCTTTTGAGTGTGATAATGATTATATAATAGCCACAGACAATTATGAAGATGAGAATGGACATGGAACTTCTTGCGCATCTAGTATAAAGAGAGAATTTGATGATGTTGAAATATTTGTAGTGAAAGTATTAGGCAAAAATGGAAGAACAAGTAGACAAATATTTGAGGAAGCATTAAAGTATCTTCTTAATATGGACATTAGATTGATAAATTTAAGCCTGTCAGTTACAACAAATGAAATGATTCAGGATTTGCATGAAATATGCGATGAATTGTATCGGCAAGGAAAAATAATAGTATGTTCCCTTGCTAACGGATTTGAAGAAAGCTATCCTGCTGTTTTTAACAATGTCATAGGTGTCAAGGGTTTTATTTTGGAAAGCGAAAATTCGTTTTGGTACAACAAGGATAAAAGAATTCAATGCATAATGGATAACAATCCATATATGAATTGCAATATCAATAATTCATACAGACTATTTGGGAAATGTAATAGTCAGTCGACTGCGAAGTTAACAGGCATAATTGCCAGAATATTATCAAAAAAGCATGATATAACGTTTGAGGAGCTGAACAATGAGCTTGAGAATCTTGCAGTGAAAAATGATTGGGAGGATAAGGATTTTTTAGCCAGCAAAAGGTATCCTGATTTTAAAGAAGGCTTATATGATAAAGACAATAGCATCCTTTTAGGTACAGCAAATGTTGTAAAAGAAGTGTTAAAACTTAATAAGTCTGATGATGACATTTATAAATACAGTTTATTTAATAGAAAAATTGGGTTAAACAATGATAACTGTTATGAAGTGTTAAAGAAATTGGAAGAAAAGTTTGACATAAAGTTTGACTATTTAAGTATATCAAGATATGATTTTGTATCAATACAAACATTAACAGACCTTGTGGCAAAAAATATTTTAAATTCATAGTTTCCGTTGTATATAATATGGAGATGAAAATATGAACAATAAAAAAAACATAAGAAGATTTATAAAAATACTGTTAAGACACAACAAACTTGGTTTATGTGTAGCATTTTTTATAATGTTAACAGTATCCATTTTTGGCTTATTACAACCCCAATTAACCAAAATGATATTGGATGATGCTATAAAAAATAGCAATATAGAATTATTAATAAAGCTTGCAACAATATATGGAGCAATAAGTATATTATCTTCATTATTAAATGTAATATTACAGTACATGTATTCTAAAATGAAAAAGAGAGTTTCGATTAATTTAAAAATAAAATTATTGAAGCATATACCAAAATTATCAGGCGATTATTTTACAAATATAAAAACCGGTAATATATTAAGTATGGTAGAAAACGATATATATACAATAGAAAGTTTTGGAGTTGATATACTGTTTTCTGTGATAGTCGATACCTTTACGGCTATAATGGCATTATTTTTCTTGATAAAGATGCAATCAAGTTTGTTGATTTTGGTCATTGTGCTGCAGATACTACTGATATTTTCTCAATCAAAGTTTAATAAAATCATATCGAGAAAGACATTGGAAATCAGAAATGATGCGGGAAATATATCAAATATAATTGAGGAATATATTTCCAATATAATGAATGTAGTTATTACAAAATCTATTTTTAAATTTTTCAAAAATTATTTAAAGAAAGAAAAAGATATTATAAATAAATTTATAAAGTTAGATGTTATTATTTCTGGCAACGGGGCAATAGGAAGTTCTTTAGGCGGACTAATAACAGCTTTTATTTATGGTTATGGAGGCTATAAAATAATAAATAGAGAAATGACTTTCGGCGAACTCATAGCATTTCAACAGTATATTGGAATGCTTATAGGACCTTGTTTGAGAATAATAAGATCAAATACTATGATTCAAAGATCAGTTGCATCAATAAATCGTGTATTCAATATTGTAGATGAACCCATATCTATAAAACAGGACAATAAAGGCTATAGATGCGATAATTTTAAGGGAGATATCTCTTTTAATGATGTTAGCTTCTCATATAAAGACAATAATAAGATTTTGGATAAAATAAGTTTAAAATTTGAAAATGGCAAAGTAACAGCACTAGTTGGCGCAAGTGGGTGCGGAAAATCAACTATTGCGAAATTGGTGTATAGATTGTGGGATGTTGATGAGGGGAACATAACAATAGATGATGTACCTATAAATGAATATAATCTTAAACACATAAGAAGTAAGATTTCGATAGTGACGCAGGACTTATTATTATTTGACGATACCATATTAAACAATCTAACATTGAATAGGAACATAGATAGAGATTATGTAGACCAAATATGCAAAGAGGTGGATATTTATGACTTTATTACAAATCTGCCTCAAGAATTTGAAACTATTGTTGGAGAAAAGGGAGTAAAATTGTCAGGTGGACAAAAGCAAAGGATAGCCATCGCCAGAGCAATCTTAAGTGATTCGAAAATTGTAATTTTCGATGAAGCAACATCTGCTTTGGATAGCTTATCGCAGAAGCATATATCGGAAAATATAGACAAATATTTGAAAGATAAAACTGTTGTTAAAATAGCTCATAGGTTATCGACAATAAAAGATGCAGACACAATATATGTAATTGATAAGGGGAAAGTTGTAGAAGAGGGAAACTTCGAAGAACTGGTGGAAAAAGGAGGGTATTTTTACAGCTTTATAAAAGAGCAGAATATGGAAGCAGATATCGATTCTATTGCATAAAATTAAAAAAGTATAGGGGGAATAATTATGACAATAAATATTCTTACGTGGAATATTAAAGCTGGACAAAACAAGGATGGCGGTTATCCAGATCCGAAAACGGAAAATCTGGATAAAATCGCGGATGAAATTAAAACTTCGGGAGCTTCAATTGTCTGTCTTCAAGAAGTTGATGCATATACTATACGATCTGGCACAAATATTCATCAGGCAGAGTATATTTCTAATAAACTTACCGCGATTACTGGGACGACTTGGAATTATAAATATATTACATCTATTAATATGAATCCAGGTTATTATGGTAATGCAATTATAAGTAGTTGCTCTTTGACAACGGCTTTAAGAGTTTACTTGTCTAAGGTAAATAGTTCAGAAAATCGCAGCTTTCTTCTTGTACGTGTTGATTTTGGCAGTTCTTACTTTTATGTAGGAACTGCCCATCTAGGCTTAAACGGTGATCAAGTGATTCAAGCACAAAAGATTAAAGATGAATTAAATAATAATGGATTTTCAAATGAAAGATTGATTATTGGTTGTGATTTGAACGATGGAGAAAACTCAGATACCTATAATATAATGCTCAATAATGTTTTTTCTATGGTTGATAGCGGACCTGCAGGTATATGCACACTGGAATGCTATAATAATTCTAATAATCCAAAGATTGATTTTTTATTTAACTGTGGAACTTCGATTGATGCAACAAAAAGCAAAGTATTGCAAGTGGATATTTCAGATCACCGCCCAGTGATGGCTTATATAAATGATTAAAAAAATCAAGAAAGATATTTGATTTATGTTTAATAAAAGTAAGAATAAATAGGTTGAAATCAAAGGCTTTAAAGATTTTTAATTAAATATTGAAGTGTGCTTTATGTTTCCGCAGACTTATTTTTTGGGGAATTTTCTGTTTGAGGAGGTAAAGGATTTTCATAGAATTAGATATTCGCGAAAAGGTGTGGGAATTTGTGTACTTGTTCACAAAGATACAATTGATTGTTTATTATAAAAAAATATAAAAAATTTTTATAAAAAACTGTAACAAATTCCTTAGAAATTTGTTTTATATTGTGAGAGAATGAATTTACAAGTTTTGCGTGGGGATTTATATTGGAAATATGAAAATATATGATGAAATACTTTATTCATACAAAAGATGCGTATAAGCGGGGCTTACAAGTTCGATGACGGATCCTGCAATAATTTTAAAATGGAGGATGCTCTTGCGATATGTTGGAATTTAATATTCTTTTTAAAGTTTTATTTTTTATTATTTATGTAATAATAGCTCTTAAATTATATTATAAAAAAGCTAAATTTGAAAAATATATTATATATGCGGTTTTAGTTGCTTATATTGCAGTTTTAATAAATACCGTGTTTTTTCCTATACCAATACAAAGTGATATGATTCAGTTTTTAAAAGGCACAAAAATAAATCATTTAATTTAGTTCCATTATTACCAATGCTGCGTTATACAAATATACAAATAATAGGAAATTTTGTACTTTTGATGCCTTTGGCATTTTTAATGCCTTTTATTAACTATAAGTATATTTCATTTAGAAAAATATATCTTTATGTACAATAACATCTTTTTGTATCGAAATAACACAATTGCTTGTTTCACTAATATACGGTTTTGCATATAAAATTTGTGATATAAATGATTTTATATTAAACGTATTTGGAGCATTAATTGGTTATATATCTTTTAAAATTTTGCTACCTATATTCAAAAAAGATAATCATTTATTTTGTGAATCGCCACAGCATGACTTTCAATAATTATTGTTGAGAAAATATTTTCACAGTTAGGAGGTTCTAATAGTTGGATTTAAAAAAGAGATTGTTAAAAATTGTCGGGATATTATTTATCATCATTGGTTTATTTTGCATTATCGCCATCATTAAATCTATTGTATCTATGGACATAGAGCTTTTTGCAAATATATCTAATATAATAGATGTAATTGCTACTTTGTTATTTTTGTATGTGGGATATATATTTTTAAGATATAGCCAATAGAGAAAGACTTAAACGAAAATCTTAAAGTCAGTACATTTTATTATCCCAGCTAAAAACAAAAAAGCAGGTTAGTTACCTGCCTTCTTTATACTTGCTAAACCCATGATTATGAGGGAAACTATTACAATGCTGCCGCCAGGCGAGAGATTGAGATAAAAAGATAGTATTATGCCTACAAATACAGATATAAAGGAAAATAGTATAGCATAAAAAATAGTCTGTCTGAAGTTTTTGGCGATTTTAAGACTGGCTGCTGCAGGTATCACCATCAATGCTGATACCAGCAAAGCTCCCACTATTCTCATGGATACCGCTACAGTTATGGCGACAATCATGGTAAATATTATATTCACCAAGTTGACAGGAATACCTGATATCAAAGCAGCTTCTTCGTCAAATGTAATGTATAGAAGCTCTTTGTAGAAGATGTAAATAACGCTTATTATGACTATGCCTAGCATGAATGAAATCAAAACGTCGGTGTTGTTAATTGATATTATGCTTCCAAAGAGATAATTCATTATGTTTGCTGGGCTTCCGCTGGATAAGCTTAGAAGTATTACTGCAATTGCCATTCCTGCAGACATGACAACTGCAATAGATATTTCTGAATATCTAAAGTAAGATTTTCTCAAGCGTTCAATACCAAAAGATGACAGTATCACGAAGATTATGGAGCCTATTGTAGGATTTATACCTATGAGAAATCCTGCTGCTACGCCTGCCAGTGCTACGTGGGATAGCGTATCACCCATCTGCGATAGCCTTCTTAGCACTAAGAAACTGCCGACTAATGGTGCTATTATCGATATAAATCCGCCTGCCAAAAACGCCCTGATCATAAAGTCGTATGTAAAAATATTAAGCATTATAACACCTCAATCTAAAGTCGATTATTGACATTTTCACTTTGGTGATGGTGCATATCCAGTTTGACAGGGTATCCGTATATTTCCGCTAATTCTTTTTTCGAAAAGTCCA
The nucleotide sequence above comes from Thermoanaerobacterium sp. CMT5567-10. Encoded proteins:
- a CDS encoding ABC transporter ATP-binding protein; this encodes MNNKKNIRRFIKILLRHNKLGLCVAFFIMLTVSIFGLLQPQLTKMILDDAIKNSNIELLIKLATIYGAISILSSLLNVILQYMYSKMKKRVSINLKIKLLKHIPKLSGDYFTNIKTGNILSMVENDIYTIESFGVDILFSVIVDTFTAIMALFFLIKMQSSLLILVIVLQILLIFSQSKFNKIISRKTLEIRNDAGNISNIIEEYISNIMNVVITKSIFKFFKNYLKKEKDIINKFIKLDVIISGNGAIGSSLGGLITAFIYGYGGYKIINREMTFGELIAFQQYIGMLIGPCLRIIRSNTMIQRSVASINRVFNIVDEPISIKQDNKGYRCDNFKGDISFNDVSFSYKDNNKILDKISLKFENGKVTALVGASGCGKSTIAKLVYRLWDVDEGNITIDDVPINEYNLKHIRSKISIVTQDLLLFDDTILNNLTLNRNIDRDYVDQICKEVDIYDFITNLPQEFETIVGEKGVKLSGGQKQRIAIARAILSDSKIVIFDEATSALDSLSQKHISENIDKYLKDKTVVKIAHRLSTIKDADTIYVIDKGKVVEEGNFEELVEKGGYFYSFIKEQNMEADIDSIA
- a CDS encoding VanZ family protein, producing MSLCTITSFCIEITQLLVSLIYGFAYKICDINDFILNVFGALIGYISFKILLPIFKKDNHLFCESPQHDFQ
- a CDS encoding S8 family serine peptidase — protein: MLNNKVKVALVDSGIDINHDYLKGNIIGGISFECDNDYIIATDNYEDENGHGTSCASSIKREFDDVEIFVVKVLGKNGRTSRQIFEEALKYLLNMDIRLINLSLSVTTNEMIQDLHEICDELYRQGKIIVCSLANGFEESYPAVFNNVIGVKGFILESENSFWYNKDKRIQCIMDNNPYMNCNINNSYRLFGKCNSQSTAKLTGIIARILSKKHDITFEELNNELENLAVKNDWEDKDFLASKRYPDFKEGLYDKDNSILLGTANVVKEVLKLNKSDDDIYKYSLFNRKIGLNNDNCYEVLKKLEEKFDIKFDYLSISRYDFVSIQTLTDLVAKNILNS
- a CDS encoding metal ABC transporter permease is translated as MLNIFTYDFMIRAFLAGGFISIIAPLVGSFLVLRRLSQMGDTLSHVALAGVAAGFLIGINPTIGSIIFVILSSFGIERLRKSYFRYSEISIAVVMSAGMAIAVILLSLSSGSPANIMNYLFGSIISINNTDVLISFMLGIVIISVIYIFYKELLYITFDEEAALISGIPVNLVNIIFTMIVAITVAVSMRIVGALLVSALMVIPAAASLKIAKNFRQTIFYAILFSFISVFVGIILSFYLNLSPGGSIVIVSLIIMGLASIKKAGN
- a CDS encoding endonuclease/exonuclease/phosphatase family protein; the protein is MTINILTWNIKAGQNKDGGYPDPKTENLDKIADEIKTSGASIVCLQEVDAYTIRSGTNIHQAEYISNKLTAITGTTWNYKYITSINMNPGYYGNAIISSCSLTTALRVYLSKVNSSENRSFLLVRVDFGSSYFYVGTAHLGLNGDQVIQAQKIKDELNNNGFSNERLIIGCDLNDGENSDTYNIMLNNVFSMVDSGPAGICTLECYNNSNNPKIDFLFNCGTSIDATKSKVLQVDISDHRPVMAYIND